In Eschrichtius robustus isolate mEscRob2 chromosome 11, mEscRob2.pri, whole genome shotgun sequence, the following proteins share a genomic window:
- the MS4A15 gene encoding membrane-spanning 4-domains subfamily A member 15 — MSTAHASNGVFVVIPPSNASGLRPPPAILPTSLCQPPGIMQFEEPPLGAQTPRATQPPDLRPVETFLTGEPKALGTVQILIGLIHLGFGSVLLMVRRGHVGMLCIEGGVPFWGGACFIISGSLSVAAEKNHASCLVRSSLGTNILSAMAAFAGTAILLMDFGVTNWDVGRGYLDVLTIFTILEFFIAVIATHFGCQAARAQAHAPVIFLPNTFSTDFNIPSPAASPPPAYDNVAYMPKESSE; from the exons ATGTCCACAGCTCACGCCAGCAATGGGGTGTTTGTCGTCATCCCACCCAGCAACGCCAGCGGCCTCCGCCCGCCCCCAGCCATTCTGCCCACCTCCCTGTGCCAGCCTCCCGGGATCATGCAGTTCGAGGAGCCACCGCTGGGGGCGCAGACGCCACGGGCCACCCAGCCGCCCGACCTGCGGCCCGTGGAGACATTCCTGACAGGAGAGCCCAAGGCTTTAGGG ACGGTCCAGATCCTCATCGGCCTCATCCACCTGGGCTTCGGCAGCGTGCTGCTCATGGTCCGCCGCGGCCACGTGGGGATGCTCTGCATCGAAGGCGGCGTCCCCTTCTGGGGAGGAGCCTGC TTCATCATCTCGGGGTCCCTCTCAGTGGCAGCCGAGAAGAACCACGCCAGCTGCCTG GTGAGGAGCAGCCTGGGGACCAACATTCTCAGCGCCATGGCGGCCTTTGCCGGGACGGCCATTCTGCTCATGGATTTTGGCGTCACTAACTGG GACGTGGGCAGGGGCTACCTGGACGTGCTTACCATCTTCACCATCCTGGAGTTTTTCATCGCGGTTATTGCCACCCACTTCGGGTGCCAAGCCGCCCGCGCCCAAGCCCACGCG CCTGTGATTTTCCTGCCAAATACCTTCAGCACAGACTTCAATATCCCCAGCCCCGCAGCCTCTCCGCCCCCCGCCTATGATAACGTGGCATATATGCCCAAGGAGTCGTCCGAGTAG